Proteins encoded by one window of Chryseobacterium aquaeductus:
- a CDS encoding deoxynucleoside kinase: MHIAVTGNIGAGKTTLTTMLAKHYGWDAQFEDVDHNPYLEDFYADMSKWSFALQIYFLGSRFRQVKEIRDSGKNIIQDRTIYEDAHIFAENLNDMKLLSDRDFKNYASLFDLMKTFVSAPDLLIYLKSDVPNLVKKIYKRGREYEASISIEYLSKLNQKYDKWISNYTEGKLLIIDVDDLDFVEKPEDFGSILEKIETELNGLF; encoded by the coding sequence ATGCATATTGCAGTTACCGGAAATATTGGAGCAGGAAAAACTACGCTTACCACCATGTTGGCAAAGCATTACGGTTGGGATGCGCAGTTTGAAGATGTAGACCACAATCCTTATTTAGAAGATTTTTATGCAGATATGAGCAAATGGAGTTTTGCCCTTCAGATTTATTTTCTGGGAAGCAGATTCCGACAGGTGAAAGAAATAAGAGACAGTGGTAAAAACATTATTCAGGATCGTACAATCTACGAAGATGCCCATATTTTTGCAGAAAATCTGAATGATATGAAACTTCTTTCGGATAGAGATTTTAAAAACTATGCTTCTCTTTTTGATTTGATGAAAACTTTTGTTTCAGCTCCGGATCTGTTGATTTACTTAAAGTCTGATGTTCCCAATCTGGTAAAGAAAATTTATAAGCGAGGACGTGAGTATGAGGCTTCAATCAGTATAGAATATCTTTCAAAGTTGAATCAGAAGTACGATAAATGGATCTCGAATTATACAGAAGGTAAACTTCTGATCATTGACGTTGATGATCTTGATTTTGTAGAAAAGCCTGAAGATTTCGGATCTATTTTAGAAAAGATAGAAACTGAACTAAACGGTTTGTTTTAA
- a CDS encoding SusC/RagA family TonB-linked outer membrane protein, which translates to MKQTNLKYSCLIAVLYFGMNANGQVTPQDTLPKEQKIEEVVMIGYGTAKKRDLTGSIARVSGSEVADKPNANPINSLQGKVAGLSVVNQGQLGAAPDVRIRGTVSRYNTRPLYVVDGIFADNLDFVNPNDIESMEVLKDASSLAIFGNKGANGVIIVTTKKGKSGTTINFNSSYGAKFLGNKPEMTNGQQFRTLFDEQRVNQGIAPYQYYNVFNANTDWIDLITNDGAAIVNNNLSFNVGSEKNKFYLGIGYLYEEGIIESEKQKKITLSINDEFKINDNIKVGVNISALQYNLPRTLGYGAALNTTPIASPYNEEMGMYNQLPNEMGAAQLGNLLVETQGKANTLISRRHNLIGNIYGEIKFLKNFTFRTTFLGNFEFNKQRQYNPVFDVYVPETGATTRLSGINLTSVRESNTDYRRLQQNQLLTYNNKFGKHDVTAMVGFETIDEQNNEVNLRISQSATGQAIPWDKRFWYINNSFADPATLQKTNTFPWDKANVSYFGRLLYNYGGKYMLNASFRRDGSSAFSSDNPNQYQNFWAVGAAWEISRENFMADQNIFDYLKIKGSAGKLGNEYAPVRYPNYPGYVAGSGTILGVEKLFYPSLALTYVATPDLKWEEVYTYEGGLEFSTLNKRLSFEGNYYTKRTKDLLVYVETDTQDFFDNAGEIENKGFEFKLDWNDKIGENVRYSIGGNFTTIENKVLSVFEDGYELFSGPSITRAGSPIGSFYGYVVDGVYQSYADVLNSPASSLGNYGPGDLKFKDINGDGQINEKDRTIIGNPTPDFTYAFYLNFEYKNFSFGADFQGVYGNEVWRNWGNGSTFAQFNYRSARLDRWNGPGTSNWEPQLNDASGYNKLNSTYMIEDGSYLRLRNVQIGYNFQKGFLDNFKIRSLKLFLNAQNLFTWGHNSGFTPEAGGSPVEFGVDGGGYPLPIITTMGVNITF; encoded by the coding sequence ATGAAACAAACTAATTTAAAGTATTCTTGTCTGATTGCGGTTCTCTACTTCGGTATGAATGCCAACGGGCAGGTAACACCTCAAGACACACTTCCAAAAGAGCAAAAAATAGAAGAGGTTGTCATGATTGGGTATGGAACAGCTAAGAAACGTGATCTTACTGGATCTATAGCTAGGGTCAGCGGAAGCGAAGTTGCTGATAAACCAAACGCAAACCCCATTAATTCTTTGCAGGGTAAAGTAGCAGGTCTATCGGTAGTAAATCAAGGACAGCTTGGTGCAGCACCAGATGTCAGAATTCGTGGTACAGTAAGTAGATATAATACCAGACCTTTATATGTTGTAGACGGAATTTTCGCGGATAATTTAGACTTTGTTAATCCAAATGATATTGAGTCAATGGAAGTATTGAAAGATGCATCATCTTTAGCAATTTTTGGTAATAAAGGAGCTAATGGTGTTATCATTGTTACTACTAAAAAAGGTAAATCAGGAACTACCATTAATTTTAACTCTTCCTATGGAGCGAAATTTCTTGGAAACAAGCCCGAAATGACTAACGGTCAGCAATTCAGAACTTTATTTGATGAGCAGAGAGTCAATCAGGGAATTGCACCATACCAATATTATAATGTATTCAATGCAAATACAGACTGGATTGATCTCATAACCAATGACGGTGCAGCAATTGTAAATAATAACCTTAGCTTCAATGTAGGTTCAGAGAAAAATAAATTCTATTTGGGTATCGGTTATTTATATGAAGAAGGAATTATAGAAAGTGAAAAGCAGAAAAAAATTACTTTAAGTATTAACGATGAATTCAAGATTAACGATAATATTAAAGTAGGAGTTAACATCAGTGCTTTGCAATACAATTTGCCTAGAACATTAGGATATGGGGCTGCTTTGAATACTACACCAATTGCTTCACCTTATAACGAAGAAATGGGAATGTACAATCAATTACCCAACGAAATGGGTGCTGCTCAGTTAGGAAATCTTTTAGTGGAAACTCAGGGTAAAGCAAATACACTAATTTCAAGAAGACATAATTTGATTGGAAACATTTATGGAGAGATCAAATTTTTGAAAAATTTTACTTTCAGAACTACTTTTTTAGGGAATTTTGAGTTTAATAAGCAAAGACAATACAATCCTGTTTTTGATGTATATGTGCCAGAAACAGGAGCAACTACAAGACTTTCAGGAATTAATCTGACTAGTGTAAGAGAATCAAATACTGATTATAGAAGATTGCAGCAGAATCAGTTGCTTACTTATAATAATAAATTTGGAAAGCATGATGTGACAGCAATGGTCGGTTTTGAAACTATTGATGAACAGAACAATGAAGTTAATCTGAGAATCAGCCAATCTGCAACAGGTCAGGCAATCCCATGGGATAAACGTTTTTGGTATATCAACAACTCATTCGCTGATCCCGCCACGCTTCAGAAAACCAATACATTCCCTTGGGATAAGGCGAATGTCTCTTATTTTGGTAGACTATTATACAATTATGGAGGAAAGTATATGCTAAATGCTTCTTTCCGTAGAGACGGTTCTTCAGCATTCAGTAGTGATAACCCTAATCAATATCAAAACTTTTGGGCTGTAGGAGCAGCATGGGAAATTTCTAGAGAAAATTTCATGGCTGATCAAAACATTTTTGATTATTTGAAAATTAAAGGTTCTGCCGGTAAATTAGGAAATGAATATGCTCCGGTAAGATATCCAAACTATCCTGGATATGTTGCGGGAAGTGGAACGATTTTAGGAGTAGAAAAGCTATTTTATCCATCATTAGCTCTCACTTATGTAGCAACACCAGATTTGAAATGGGAAGAAGTCTACACTTATGAAGGCGGTTTAGAGTTTTCAACTTTAAATAAAAGATTAAGTTTCGAAGGAAATTATTATACAAAGAGAACAAAGGATCTTTTAGTATATGTTGAAACAGATACTCAAGATTTCTTCGATAATGCTGGAGAAATTGAAAATAAAGGTTTCGAATTTAAATTGGATTGGAATGATAAAATTGGAGAAAATGTTCGTTATTCTATCGGAGGTAATTTTACAACTATTGAGAATAAAGTATTGTCAGTTTTCGAGGACGGGTATGAGTTATTTTCTGGCCCATCAATTACAAGAGCGGGATCTCCAATAGGATCTTTTTATGGATATGTTGTTGATGGAGTTTATCAATCGTATGCTGATGTCCTGAATTCTCCGGCAAGTAGTTTAGGTAATTACGGCCCAGGTGATTTGAAGTTCAAGGATATCAATGGTGATGGTCAGATTAATGAAAAAGATAGAACAATAATTGGAAATCCTACACCAGACTTTACGTATGCATTCTATTTAAACTTTGAATATAAAAACTTTAGCTTCGGTGCTGACTTTCAAGGTGTCTACGGAAACGAAGTGTGGAGAAATTGGGGTAATGGAAGTACCTTTGCTCAGTTTAACTACAGATCTGCAAGATTAGATCGTTGGAACGGTCCTGGGACTTCCAATTGGGAACCTCAGTTAAACGATGCAAGTGGATACAATAAGTTAAATTCAACTTATATGATCGAAGATGGAAGCTATCTTAGATTACGTAATGTTCAAATAGGCTATAATTTTCAAAAAGGGTTCTTAGACAATTTCAAAATCAGATCACTAAAACTTTTTCTAAATGCTCAAAATTTATTCACATGGGGTCACAACTCAGGATTTACACCAGAAGCAGGAGGTAGTCCAGTTGAGTTTGGTGTAGATGGTGGTGGATATCCACTTCCAATTATTACTACAATGGGAGTTAATATAACATTCTAA
- a CDS encoding glutaminyl-peptide cyclotransferase, with protein MKNKIIAGFAVLLLLVSCNKDEKILNALVDYNNAMEAKGYHFGDKLDLPKDVLDNVENVTISFGDKETSNLVVDSKYFTLGDNAVTFNIKTKGGETLYQDATINVFAKTPETIISYSVVAEYPHDVKSFTEGFYLEGNTVYESVGQEGSSKLMKYDLGQQVVLKEVKQPDTIFSEGISSLGNKIYQLTYKNKKGFIYDKNTFEIIGEFPYPNVIGEGWGMTTDQKHLIVSDGTKNIYFLNPADPSKMDKFISVAGNTQVYDMINELEYHKGFIYANVWQKPIILKINPSNGEVVGKFDFSDLAKQNTKGNDDVLNGIAFKEDNMLITGKNWSKIYEIAIK; from the coding sequence ATGAAAAATAAAATAATTGCAGGTTTCGCAGTGCTTTTGTTGCTTGTGTCTTGCAACAAAGACGAAAAAATACTTAATGCATTAGTTGATTATAATAATGCGATGGAAGCCAAAGGATATCATTTTGGTGATAAGTTGGATCTTCCGAAAGATGTTTTAGATAATGTAGAAAATGTTACAATAAGTTTTGGTGATAAAGAAACTTCAAATTTGGTTGTAGATTCTAAATATTTTACGCTGGGAGACAATGCCGTTACTTTTAATATCAAAACAAAAGGTGGCGAAACTTTGTATCAGGATGCTACGATCAATGTATTTGCAAAAACTCCAGAAACAATTATTTCATATTCAGTTGTTGCAGAATATCCACATGATGTAAAAAGTTTTACAGAAGGTTTTTATCTTGAAGGAAATACTGTATATGAAAGTGTAGGTCAAGAAGGATCATCTAAATTGATGAAATATGATCTAGGGCAACAGGTAGTTCTAAAAGAAGTAAAGCAACCAGATACTATTTTTTCTGAAGGTATTTCCAGTCTTGGAAATAAAATTTATCAGTTAACATATAAAAATAAAAAAGGATTTATTTACGATAAAAATACTTTTGAAATTATCGGTGAATTTCCTTACCCAAATGTTATTGGTGAAGGATGGGGAATGACTACTGACCAAAAACATTTGATTGTTTCAGATGGTACCAAGAATATTTATTTTCTGAATCCTGCCGATCCTTCAAAGATGGATAAATTTATATCTGTAGCAGGAAATACTCAGGTTTATGATATGATTAATGAATTAGAGTATCATAAAGGCTTCATTTATGCGAATGTCTGGCAAAAACCAATAATATTAAAAATTAACCCATCAAACGGGGAAGTAGTAGGGAAGTTCGATTTCTCAGATTTAGCAAAACAAAATACAAAAGGAAATGATGATGTTTTAAATGGTATTGCTTTTAAAGAAGATAATATGTTAATAACCGGAAAAAACTGGTCAAAAATATATGAAATTGCGATTAAATAA
- a CDS encoding LamG domain-containing protein, translating to MDRPELEDYPQDTNLPGGPLKFYVNFDLNTTDPLKLAVDNIKASFPQSNTTNSITGITGKAMQGEGLKHIVYAKPNDWISASKSFTVAFWFKLNGQTKNNNGNNGPEYIFSVPSSNGHWSGAQAMLFFETNATGTQIKFPVVDKNMADTWFTWEGNNAVPGIADNTWKHCALAYDANTSKMTLYINGVANTNQATWTNHGNINMNNATANAFRLGAGPKTVNNDAADDWLRSTWKGGLDQFRLYDVALSTTEVQALYTGKL from the coding sequence ATGGATCGTCCAGAATTGGAAGATTATCCACAAGATACAAATCTTCCAGGAGGACCTTTAAAATTCTATGTAAATTTTGATCTAAATACAACCGATCCTTTAAAATTGGCGGTTGATAATATCAAAGCGAGTTTTCCGCAAAGCAATACTACAAATTCTATTACTGGAATAACAGGAAAAGCTATGCAAGGTGAAGGTTTAAAACATATTGTATATGCAAAGCCAAATGATTGGATTTCAGCTTCTAAAAGTTTTACTGTTGCATTTTGGTTTAAACTAAACGGACAAACCAAAAATAATAATGGAAACAATGGACCAGAATATATTTTTAGCGTCCCATCTTCTAATGGACATTGGTCTGGTGCACAGGCGATGTTATTTTTTGAAACAAATGCTACTGGTACTCAAATTAAGTTTCCAGTTGTAGATAAAAATATGGCAGATACATGGTTTACATGGGAAGGAAATAATGCTGTACCAGGAATTGCTGATAATACATGGAAACATTGTGCTTTAGCTTATGATGCAAATACTAGTAAAATGACATTGTATATTAATGGTGTTGCAAACACTAATCAAGCAACTTGGACAAACCATGGTAATATTAATATGAATAATGCTACAGCAAATGCATTCAGGTTAGGAGCAGGTCCGAAAACGGTAAACAATGATGCAGCAGATGATTGGTTGAGGTCAACATGGAAGGGAGGTTTGGATCAATTTAGATTATATGATGTAGCATTAAGTACAACCGAAGTTCAAGCACTCTACACAGGAAAATTGTAA
- a CDS encoding SRPBCC family protein — translation METPIVIRKKINASIEKVWKALTDKDELPLWYFAIKDFEAEAGKSFDFYEPGEEKKYLHRIEILKVVPNQKLKYSWFYPSFSEEKTIVTWNLESDVDGTLVVLTHEGLEKLKDLGDGFSSENFTQGWNEILGQSLKLYLEK, via the coding sequence ATGGAAACTCCAATTGTCATCAGAAAGAAAATCAATGCCTCCATAGAAAAAGTTTGGAAAGCGCTGACCGATAAAGACGAATTGCCATTATGGTATTTTGCTATTAAAGATTTTGAAGCTGAGGCAGGAAAATCTTTCGACTTTTATGAACCTGGAGAAGAAAAAAAATATCTTCATAGAATTGAAATTTTGAAAGTTGTTCCGAATCAAAAATTAAAGTATTCATGGTTTTATCCTTCATTTTCTGAAGAAAAAACGATTGTTACCTGGAATTTAGAATCTGATGTAGACGGAACTTTGGTGGTGTTAACCCATGAAGGTTTAGAAAAATTAAAGGATCTGGGTGATGGTTTTTCTTCTGAAAATTTCACGCAAGGTTGGAATGAAATTTTGGGACAAAGTCTCAAATTATATTTGGAAAAATAG
- a CDS encoding glucoamylase family protein: MRSKNFIIFLTTAIFLCGSCSSNENQEQQTIVETPNTPVTTQYTDAQLLEMVQKDALKYFWDYAESNSKLARERYHTDNPGQDANVVSAGGSGFGLMTILVGIKNGYVTKADAVSRLTTALNFLQNANRFHGAWPHWMNGTNGQVIPFGDPALTKDNGGDLVETAFLAQGLVCVREYFKNSTDPSELAISQKADALFKGIEWNWYTKGESVLYWHWSPNYDFAMNHKIQGFDETLITYVLAAASPTFAINKPVYTQGWARNGAISNAGSLYGNPLVVAHNGATGNIGPMFWSHYSFLGLDPRGLSDDYVNYGTATTNHAKIMYQYSVTNPKGWLGYNSKSWGLTASYSRNADGSTGYSAHQPNNDLGVITPTAALSSMPYTPTESMNMLRFLYNENYNKYVGVAGPYDAYSVHFNWVTPRYLAIDQGTISPMIENHKNQFLWNLFMNAPDVRQGLLKLGFHSSQHGF; this comes from the coding sequence ATGAGATCCAAAAATTTCATAATATTTTTAACAACTGCCATATTTTTATGTGGCAGTTGTTCTTCTAATGAAAATCAAGAACAGCAGACAATAGTTGAAACTCCAAATACACCTGTCACTACTCAGTACACCGACGCCCAACTCCTAGAGATGGTGCAGAAAGATGCTTTAAAATATTTTTGGGACTACGCAGAAAGCAATTCAAAACTTGCCAGAGAAAGATACCATACCGATAATCCGGGACAAGATGCTAACGTCGTTTCGGCGGGAGGATCTGGTTTTGGATTAATGACAATTTTGGTAGGGATCAAAAATGGTTATGTAACAAAAGCTGACGCAGTTTCAAGATTGACAACAGCACTCAACTTTCTACAGAATGCCAACAGATTCCATGGTGCATGGCCACATTGGATGAACGGAACTAATGGGCAGGTAATTCCCTTTGGCGATCCCGCTCTAACCAAAGATAACGGTGGAGATCTTGTAGAAACTGCTTTTTTAGCTCAAGGTCTCGTTTGTGTAAGAGAATATTTTAAAAACTCAACAGACCCATCGGAATTGGCAATATCTCAGAAAGCTGATGCACTTTTCAAAGGAATAGAATGGAATTGGTATACCAAAGGTGAAAGTGTTTTGTATTGGCATTGGTCTCCTAATTATGATTTTGCAATGAATCATAAAATTCAGGGGTTCGATGAAACTTTGATAACATATGTTCTTGCTGCAGCATCGCCCACATTTGCAATCAATAAACCGGTTTATACTCAAGGTTGGGCTCGAAATGGTGCTATTTCCAATGCAGGAAGTCTTTACGGAAACCCTCTTGTTGTGGCTCATAACGGAGCTACAGGAAATATTGGTCCTATGTTTTGGTCCCACTATTCATTTTTAGGGCTTGATCCTAGAGGTCTTTCAGATGACTATGTAAATTATGGAACAGCAACTACCAATCATGCAAAAATCATGTATCAGTATTCTGTTACCAATCCTAAAGGATGGTTGGGTTATAATTCTAAAAGCTGGGGACTTACGGCAAGTTATTCTCGAAATGCAGATGGCTCTACAGGTTATTCGGCACATCAGCCAAATAATGATTTAGGAGTCATCACACCAACTGCCGCTCTTTCTAGTATGCCATATACGCCGACAGAAAGTATGAATATGCTGAGGTTTTTATACAACGAAAACTACAACAAATATGTGGGTGTTGCCGGACCGTATGATGCATATTCTGTACATTTCAATTGGGTGACTCCGAGATATTTAGCGATTGATCAAGGGACGATTTCGCCAATGATTGAGAATCATAAGAACCAATTTTTGTGGAATCTTTTTATGAACGCTCCAGATGTTAGACAAGGTCTTTTAAAATTAGGTTTTCACTCTTCCCAGCACGGTTTTTAG
- a CDS encoding ArsC/Spx/MgsR family protein translates to MLVKVLHNGNCSKSNAVLEYLDENGVPFEIINMIEDPLSVLELKTVLKKLNENVSHIIRKEEKLFLEKYAGKDLSEDEWLQILSENPSLIQRPILIKGSVAMLGRPVENVKFFIEQ, encoded by the coding sequence ATGTTGGTAAAAGTTCTGCACAACGGAAATTGCTCAAAATCAAATGCCGTCTTAGAGTATTTAGACGAAAACGGAGTTCCGTTTGAAATTATTAACATGATCGAAGATCCGCTTAGTGTTTTGGAACTAAAAACCGTGCTGAAAAAACTGAACGAAAATGTGTCTCACATCATCAGAAAAGAAGAAAAACTATTTTTGGAAAAATACGCCGGTAAAGATCTTTCAGAAGATGAGTGGTTACAGATTTTATCTGAAAATCCATCGCTGATTCAAAGGCCGATTCTTATAAAAGGTTCCGTAGCGATGTTGGGACGACCGGTAGAAAATGTGAAATTTTTTATAGAGCAGTAA
- a CDS encoding DUF493 family protein, producing the protein MDILQGNQHANPEEFYISLKDKLESHHDFPEDYLFKFIIPTDQAKLTEIYRVFDGIKFTLGNRESKNGKYTACNINAFVLDADQVIHIYKEVAKIEGVILL; encoded by the coding sequence ATGGACATATTACAAGGAAATCAGCACGCAAATCCTGAAGAATTTTACATCTCATTAAAAGACAAATTGGAAAGTCATCATGATTTTCCTGAAGATTATCTTTTTAAATTTATCATTCCTACAGATCAAGCTAAGCTTACAGAGATATACAGGGTTTTTGACGGAATCAAATTTACACTTGGTAACAGAGAAAGCAAAAACGGAAAATATACAGCATGTAATATCAACGCATTCGTGTTAGATGCCGATCAGGTGATACATATCTACAAAGAAGTGGCAAAAATAGAAGGTGTGATTCTTCTATAA
- a CDS encoding VOC family protein, with the protein MKFNSLFPVIWTDNLEESIGFYTHVLGFSLIDANSKEHWAFIEKDKVKIMLTLPKHKTSIGKIGFSGSFYFNISNVNELWEDLNTITKICYRIENFAWGMREFAIYDNNGYILQFGQAINEISTEE; encoded by the coding sequence ATGAAATTTAATTCTCTCTTCCCTGTAATATGGACTGATAATTTGGAAGAATCTATCGGGTTTTATACTCATGTTCTGGGATTTTCTCTTATTGATGCCAACTCAAAAGAGCATTGGGCTTTCATTGAGAAAGACAAAGTGAAAATCATGCTTACTTTACCAAAACATAAAACTAGCATCGGGAAAATTGGTTTTTCTGGTTCTTTTTATTTTAATATCAGTAATGTAAATGAACTTTGGGAAGATTTGAATACCATAACAAAAATTTGTTACAGAATTGAAAATTTTGCATGGGGAATGCGCGAATTTGCGATCTATGACAACAATGGCTATATCCTGCAATTTGGGCAAGCGATAAACGAAATTAGTACAGAGGAATAA
- a CDS encoding DUF4197 family protein has product MKKYIIAIALIAGTGIVINTSLQSCSTLATSDLGLAVIKRVLLGGINKGMSIYGNKEAFLQNNLVDKALPKQLRDINSTLEKIAPALVAKEREYIADAAVYTVNISRPILENAVNSLNAQDVTRIIQGEKGTATLILKEKTSQQLISAIAPKVEQELNKYGIVKTINTALSGSNILGSLLGGGSTNNVNAGGLSMLASEQIVNGLFNIIEDHEKQNSASLLGPLAK; this is encoded by the coding sequence ATGAAAAAATATATAATAGCCATTGCATTAATTGCTGGAACGGGAATTGTCATTAATACAAGCCTGCAATCTTGTTCTACACTTGCAACTTCGGATTTGGGTCTCGCAGTTATCAAACGAGTATTACTTGGCGGAATTAATAAGGGAATGAGCATTTACGGAAACAAAGAAGCCTTCCTGCAAAATAACTTGGTAGATAAAGCTCTTCCCAAACAATTGCGAGATATCAATAGCACTTTAGAAAAAATCGCTCCAGCATTGGTAGCGAAAGAAAGAGAATATATCGCTGACGCGGCAGTTTATACTGTAAATATCTCAAGACCCATTCTTGAAAATGCAGTAAACAGTCTGAATGCTCAGGATGTGACCAGAATTATTCAAGGGGAAAAAGGGACTGCAACATTAATTTTAAAAGAAAAAACTTCTCAACAACTGATTTCTGCAATTGCTCCTAAGGTGGAACAAGAACTAAACAAATACGGAATTGTGAAAACTATCAATACCGCTTTATCGGGAAGTAATATTTTAGGCAGTTTATTAGGAGGAGGAAGTACTAATAACGTGAATGCCGGCGGTCTCAGTATGCTTGCTTCAGAGCAGATCGTAAATGGGCTATTCAACATCATTGAAGATCACGAAAAGCAAAATTCGGCATCACTGCTGGGACCTCTTGCAAAATAA
- a CDS encoding RagB/SusD family nutrient uptake outer membrane protein has protein sequence MSCGDDFLDRKPLGQSTTGDLSEGGLQAEVYGVYSKLRTQAGVSNWTKHWFQSIRSDDAMKGSTANDAAEMGTIMDNYQYSKVKAEANDNWSGHYNIIYDCNSIIKKSENFTDNGSLINKAEAQAVRGFLYFELRRDYGEIPLVLNPIISPQDVIKAKSTIAEVDAQIKADLVAAASVLPATWSGQEGRATSGMAKSYLAKLELYQGNWSQSLIYAEEVINSGIYSLNPDYDKLFFDGADNGKESVWEIQFARLGGVNYSNNYWESQGVRGAGTWDLGWGFNVPTTNLVNAYEPNDKRKAATILQEGTSDGFGNILPTGLAQPNWNKKAYTLPSRRTLEGENKNHWTNIKVLRYADVLLIAAEAALQSGNVAKATTYLNMIRTRAGLGNVSATLAAIKQERRVEFGMEGERFYDLVRWGDAVSVLGTLGYQDKHKHYPIPQSAIDQSGGVLVQNPNY, from the coding sequence ATGTCATGTGGAGATGACTTCTTAGATAGGAAACCGTTAGGACAATCAACAACTGGTGATCTTTCTGAAGGAGGTCTACAAGCTGAAGTATATGGAGTTTACTCAAAATTAAGAACTCAGGCTGGGGTTTCGAATTGGACTAAACATTGGTTTCAGAGTATAAGATCTGATGACGCAATGAAGGGCAGTACTGCAAATGATGCCGCCGAGATGGGGACTATAATGGATAATTATCAATATTCAAAAGTAAAAGCAGAAGCAAATGACAATTGGTCTGGGCATTATAACATTATCTATGATTGTAATTCAATCATCAAAAAATCTGAAAATTTCACGGATAATGGAAGTTTAATAAATAAAGCAGAAGCTCAGGCAGTTAGAGGATTTTTGTATTTTGAGTTAAGAAGAGATTATGGTGAAATTCCTTTAGTACTAAATCCAATTATTTCACCACAAGATGTTATTAAAGCAAAATCAACAATTGCCGAGGTTGATGCTCAAATAAAAGCTGATTTAGTTGCAGCTGCGTCTGTACTTCCAGCAACTTGGTCAGGTCAGGAAGGTAGGGCTACAAGTGGTATGGCAAAATCTTATTTAGCTAAATTAGAACTTTATCAAGGTAATTGGTCGCAATCGCTTATATATGCAGAAGAGGTAATCAATTCAGGAATATATTCACTTAATCCTGATTATGACAAACTTTTCTTTGATGGAGCAGATAATGGGAAAGAGTCTGTTTGGGAAATTCAATTTGCGAGATTGGGAGGCGTTAATTATAGTAATAATTATTGGGAATCTCAAGGAGTGAGAGGTGCAGGAACATGGGATTTAGGCTGGGGTTTCAATGTACCTACAACAAATCTTGTCAACGCATATGAACCTAATGATAAAAGAAAAGCTGCTACAATTTTGCAGGAAGGAACCAGCGATGGGTTTGGAAATATACTTCCAACAGGTTTAGCACAACCGAACTGGAATAAAAAAGCATACACTCTTCCAAGCAGACGAACATTAGAGGGTGAGAATAAAAATCACTGGACAAATATTAAAGTACTTCGTTATGCAGATGTTCTCTTAATTGCGGCGGAGGCTGCATTGCAATCAGGTAATGTAGCAAAGGCTACAACATATCTTAACATGATAAGAACAAGAGCTGGATTAGGAAATGTTAGTGCTACTTTGGCTGCTATCAAACAAGAGAGAAGAGTCGAATTCGGAATGGAAGGTGAAAGATTTTATGATTTGGTAAGATGGGGCGATGCGGTATCTGTTCTAGGAACGTTGGGCTATCAGGACAAACACAAGCATTATCCTATTCCTCAGTCTGCTATTGATCAATCCGGAGGTGTCCTAGTTCAAAATCCTAATTATTAA